A single Brassica rapa cultivar Chiifu-401-42 chromosome A04, CAAS_Brap_v3.01, whole genome shotgun sequence DNA region contains:
- the LOC103863150 gene encoding AT-hook motif nuclear-localized protein 15, whose product MANPWWVGNVAMGGVESPVTSSAPSMHHRSNNPSMPRSDPRLDHDFANNSGSPNTQTQTQNSQEEPNSRDEVLAIEPGSGSGSTGRRPRGRPPGSKNKPKNPVVVSKESPNSLQSHVLEIATGTDVAEALNAFARRRGRGVSVLSGSGLVTNVTLRQPAVSGGVLSLRGQFEILSMCGAFLPTSGSPAAAAGLTVYLAGAQGQVLGGGVAGPLTASGPVIVIAATFSNATYERLPIEDDQQQPQLEEAKKEKEKDDNESGNDGNEGSMQPLPPPMYNMPPGFMPNGQQMAQHDVYWGAPPPRGPPSY is encoded by the coding sequence aTGGCGAATCCTTGGTGGGTAGGGAACGTTGCTATGGGAGGAGTGGAGAGTCCAGTGACGTCATCAGCTCCGTCTATGCACCACAGAAGCAATAACCCGAGTATGCCCCGGTCGGATCCAAGATTGGACCATGACTTCGCCAACAACAGTGGAAGCCCTAACACTCAGACACAGACACAGAACAGCCAAGAGGAACCTAATAGCCGAGACGAGGTACTTGCTATCGAACCCGGATCTGGATCCGGGTCTACGGGTCGACGTCCGAGAGGGAGACCTCCAGGTTCCAAGAACAAACCGAAGAACCCAGTGGTTGTCTCCAAAGAAAGTCCCAACTCGCTGCAAAGCCACGTCCTCGAGATCGCCACGGGAACTGACGTGGCGGAAGCCCTAAACGCCTTCGCTCGTAGACGCGGGAGAGGCGTTTCTGTTCTGAGCGGTAGCGGTTTGGTGACTAATGTTACTCTGCGACAGCCTGCTGTGTCTGGAGGAGTTTTGTCTCTTCGTGGTCAGTTTGAGATCTTGTCTATGTGCGGTGCTTTTCTTCCGACTTCAGGTTCTCCGGCAGCCGCGGCCGGTTTAACGGTTTACTTAGCTGGAGCTCAGGGTCAAGTCCTGGGAGGTGGAGTCGCTGGACCGCTTACTGCTTCTGGACCGGTTATTGTTATCGCTGCTACGTTTTCCAATGCTACTTACGAGAGGTTACCTATTGAAGATGACCAGCAGCAACCGCAACTAGAAGAAGCtaagaaggagaaagagaaagacGATAACGAGAGTGGGAATGATGGTAACGAAGGGTCCATGCAGCCGCTGCCGCCGCCGATGTATAATATGCCTCCTGGTTTTATGCCAAATGGTCAGCAAATGGCTCAACACGATGTGTATTGGGGTGCTCCTCCTCCTCGTGGTCCTCCTTCATATTGA